The DNA segment TCCAGCAGGTCGCCGCGGCCTCCCTCGGGGACACCCCGCGCGGGACGCCGCTCGGCATCGTGGGCGCGCCCGACGGGCTGCCGAAGGGCTCGCTCGACCGGGGCACCTGGTCGGTGTGCGCGGGCCGCAAGGACACCGGAACCGGCGCCACCGGCACGGTCACATCCGTGGTGATCGGCGCGGAGCCGGCCGGCAGCGGACTGGGCGCGCGCGACGGCGTACTGGTGTCCTCGCCCCACGGCGGAGCCCAGATCCTCTGGCAGGGGCGGAGGTTCGCGGTCGACACCAAGCACGGTGGGGCCGCGGCGCTCGGCTGGGCGGGGACCGCCCCGTACCCGGTCGGTGACGCCTTCCTCGCCTCGCTCGTCGCCGGACCCGACCTGGCGCCTCCTCCCGTGCCGGGCCGGGGCGGAGCGGGCCCGCGACTGGCCGGGGCGGCGAGCCGGACCGGTCAGCTGTTCACCGCCGACGGCGGCCAGCACTACCTGCTGCGCAAGGACGGACTCGTACCGCTGACCGACACCCTGCACCGGCTGCTGCTCGGCGATCCGCGCACCCAGGCGGAGGCGTACGGCGGCGGCGCGGTACGCGAACGGCCGGTGGGAGCGGCCGACCTGGCCGCCCACCAGGTCCCGGCATCCGCCGGTGCGTCGCTCGCCGCCGACCTGCCACCCACCGCACCGCATCCGGTGTCGGCCGCCGCAGGTCAGGACGTGTGCGCGCGGGTCGCTTCCCGTGGCTCCGGGCACACCACGACGGTGGCGCTGGTCGCTGCGGCGCAGGTGCCCGGCGGGGCGCCGGACGCAGAACCCGGCGTGCGGGCCGGGTGTCTGGCGGCCGACAGCGTCTGGGTGCGTCCTGGTGCCGGCGCCCTGGTGACGGCCCACTCCACGGCCGGGACCGGCTCCACCCGCTATCTGGTCACCGACGCGGGTGCGGCCTTCCCGGTGCCCGACGACGACGCCCTCAAGCAGCTCGGCTACCCGGCGAGCGAGGCCGTGAGGCTGCCTGCGCCGCTGCTCGATCTGCTGCCGGCCGGGCCGAGTCTGGACCCGCAGGCGCTGGCGCGGGGCGGAATCGTACGTGCCGACCTATCCGCTGCGGAAGACGCCGGGAGCAAAGGAGTTGCGGACGCTCCGAAACAATCCAATGAACGATGCGGCAACAATTGAATCCGAAGCTCAAGTGAACATCAAATATCGATCTCACAGGGCCAGTTGA comes from the Streptomyces sp. NBC_01471 genome and includes:
- the eccB gene encoding type VII secretion protein EccB produces the protein MQSRRDQVQAHMFVMGRLSSGMQRAEPDAPDTPTARTWRGIIWGLLAATLAALVTTLYGLISPGGATSWRTDGALVVVKDSGARYVYVGGTLHPVLNEASARLLAGDKMTVQQVAAASLGDTPRGTPLGIVGAPDGLPKGSLDRGTWSVCAGRKDTGTGATGTVTSVVIGAEPAGSGLGARDGVLVSSPHGGAQILWQGRRFAVDTKHGGAAALGWAGTAPYPVGDAFLASLVAGPDLAPPPVPGRGGAGPRLAGAASRTGQLFTADGGQHYLLRKDGLVPLTDTLHRLLLGDPRTQAEAYGGGAVRERPVGAADLAAHQVPASAGASLAADLPPTAPHPVSAAAGQDVCARVASRGSGHTTTVALVAAAQVPGGAPDAEPGVRAGCLAADSVWVRPGAGALVTAHSTAGTGSTRYLVTDAGAAFPVPDDDALKQLGYPASEAVRLPAPLLDLLPAGPSLDPQALARGGIVRADLSAAEDAGSKGVADAPKQSNERCGNN